In Ovis canadensis isolate MfBH-ARS-UI-01 breed Bighorn chromosome 11, ARS-UI_OviCan_v2, whole genome shotgun sequence, the DNA window CTAGTGAGTGCCGGGGGTCGCGGGGAAGGGGGCGGGCGGCGGGAAGCTCCGCGCCTCCCTCGGGACTGACGCAGCCTGTGGCTTTGTTTTTGCAGCTGCTCCTTGCCCTGCTTCCGGAAGCACAAAGGTAAGGCCCCCTTCTTCGTGGACCGCAGCGCCCTCATGCCGCTGCGGTCTCGGGAACGTGAATCCCGGGGCCCGGCTATCAGCCTATCAGCCTTGCAACGCCCGACCCTGGGGACCGCCGCCCACCCACCGTGGGCAGACGGATACCTCTTCCTGCGAATGCGCCTCCACTGTACGGAAAATAAAAAACCTTTCCTCTGCTCCACTTTCCTTTCTGcgtgccatctttttttttttttttttaaagtctttggttTTTGCCCCCAAAGCCTCTCCTAGCTGTGCCTTCCTCTTAGTTTTCAGCTCCGCGTTCTTTGGCAGAAGCTGCTCTGGCTGAGGTTAACgacgttttctttcttttaagtgATGTCTTCATAGAAACGGGGAGCAGCGACCCTGGCTCTCACTGTTACCAAGTCtacattttatgtctttttctatCGGCGCCTCTTTTCAGTCTTCAGGGACCCTTTCCCACGCCCTCTTTCTCTGTGACTTTTCTGCTAAGAGTTCCTCACTGGTGGTTTGCCTGTAGTTTTATCCCCTCCAGTCTCTGATTTTACAGCTGTTTGTTTCGCGCACCACCGTCTCcgctccagctttttttttttttaatcctaatgtGTTtggagcacttaaaaaaaaaaaaaaacacctttcagCTCAAGATAGGAACGAAGTAGAACTGCTTTGCTGGATTAGTTTGGGAGCTGTGTCTGGAATGCTTCTGTCTGGTCCTACAGCCCTGTGAGGCCCCTGCCAAGACCCCCTAGCGCAATCTGGGTAATTTTTCTGATACACAGATTTGCGTAGTTCACTCCTGTGTtgagagtcttccctggtggctcagatggtaaagcgtctgcctgcaacgtgggagaccagggttcgatccctgggctgggaagatctcctgcagaaggaaacggcaacccactccagtactcttgcctggagaaccccacgggccgagaagcctggtaggctacagtccatggcgttgcaaagagtcagacacaactgagcgacttcactttcactttctcctgtgTTGAAAACTCCAGCCTCTCGGTTAGTGTTTTTTTTGAGGGGCCAGGGGAACGCTGCGTTGGTTCTTGTTTGCTGCTAAGGGACTTTGTCtagttgcggggggggggggtccttcTCTTTAGTTACAGTGCTTGGGCTTAtcatgcagtggcttctcttgttgcggagcactggctctagggtacatgggctcagtaattgtggcccacaggcttccTTGCCCTATGGCACGTggcatcttctcagaccagggattgaactggtatcaaagcactggaccacagggaaactCTGCTTGCTTtgttcttattaaaaaaattttttttaattgaagtatagttgatttacaatgtttcaggtatacagcaaagtgattcagtgatctGTATccttttttggttctttttcattataagttattacaaggtaatgaatatagttccctatgatatactttccttggtggttcagtggtaaagaatctgcctgccaatgcaggagacatgggttaattccttgagctgggaagatctgctggagaaggacatggcaacccactccagtattcttgcctgggacatcccatggacagagaagcctggagggctatagtccatggggtcacaagagtcagctACCACTTGGCAACTAAATGaaacaataatatattttaggcccatgttgtttatctgttttgtacaTGGTAGTGTGtttctgttaatcccatattcctaatttattcttCTGCATCCCTTCTCCTTTGGacccataaatttgttttctgtgtctgaagtctgtttctgttttgtaagtaaattcatttgtatcatttttttagattcgatataagtgatatcaggattatttgtctttctctgactgacttcattaGGTAtcataatctctgggtccatgtatgttgctgcagatggcatcatttcatttttatggctgtgtagtattccgccatatatgtatacaccacgtcttccttattcatttttctgttgacggacatttaggttgcttccatgtcttggctattgtaaatagtgctgctatgaacattggggtgcatatatcttttcagatttgaggttttattttttctggatatatgcccaggagtaggattgagggctatggtaactatttttaatttttttagagaaTCTTCGtaccgttttccatagtggcttaccaatttacattcctaccaaccgtgtaggagggtttccttttttttttttgaaggagttCCTTTTTTCCACACACActgcagcatttattatttgtagatccttttttttttttggcttactgAATTATTATAAGGTGAACACCACCCagctcaggaaaataaaacttggacttcctggtggttcagtagataagaacctgcctgtgaatgcaggggacacaggttctaccCCTCGGAGCGtctaagcccgtgcactgcaactgctgagcccacattctagaacctctgctctgcaacaagggaagccactgcagtgagaagcccgtgcattgAAAGAGCAGCCCCTGtctgttgcaactagagaaagtgtgTGTAGCAATAAAGACCCGgtgcaaccaaaataaaataaaaataaattatatatttttcaaaatatttaaaaaactgcctgtcagtgcagggccAGTGTGTTCATCCCTGGTCTCTGAAGTTTCCATATGCCTCGGGGCAGCtaagtccacatgccacagctgctgaagcctgtgcccctAGAACCCGTGCTTTGCAGcaggagagtagcccccacttggtgcaaggagagagaagcccttggagcaagaaagacccagcacatccaaaaataaaaaaaaatttaaaaagaaaatagaactttGCCATCCACTCCAGAAACCCCTCCACACGCCCTGTCCTGACCCACTGTTCTCACTTCCTGTAAATGACCACTCTGTTGAACTTTATAGCAGTCACGTCTttgctttttcagttttattatgcAAGTATGTATCCTGAAAGAGTATTGTTTCATCTTgttcctagttccctgaccagggattgaacctaacctaaccaagtcccaaccactggactgccagcgaaTTCCCCCAAAATGTGATATTTCTTTTAAGTCGCTCTCAATTTGTAAATTGCTCCTCCATCCTCTgttattacctttttaaaaaaacaatttctcTGTGGAAGAATTCAAGCCATTTGACTTGCAGAGTTCCCCACAGTCCGGGTTTTGCGGACTGCAAACTCGTGCTGCGGTTAGGCATACTCCTCAGTCCTCTATTTCTTACAAATTGACAGATTAGAGACTGGATCAGAGCTCAGGGTCAGTCTCTGGCAAAACTACAGGTGGTCTTAGGCACAGCTATAGATGGTGCATAATGTctggtgatcttttttttttttaattgaagtataggtgatttacagtgTTACTAGTCTCTGTacagcagtgactcagttatgcatatacatagcattcttttttctttatagtctttTCTATTGTGGTTTATCATAGGTGACTGACtgtagttgcctgtgctatatagtaggaccttctTGTTCATCCATTCTCCTAGtattttgcatctgctaacccaaaCCTCCTGCTTCATCCCTCCCCCAGTCCCCTCCCCCTCGGCAgctaccagtctgttctctgtccagGAGTGTGCTGCAGTTTCATAGGCTCATTTGtgacattttagattccacattaagGTGCTGTGGGATGAGACAGACTGGCGTCTTGCAGGCGGCTTCCTCCTCTTGTGCCCCATCCTCCTGCCAGGCCTGCTTTGCCTATCCGCTGCCAGTTGCTTGTCACCATGTCCTTGCACCTGGCTCGACTTGCTCAAGGGTCCGCTCCAGCCACGGGCCTTTCCTGCTGCCCGGAATGTGCTGGCAGCACCTCCCCTTCGTCTCCCCACCCTCTTGGGTGACTCGGATCCGACTCGCCTTACCTCGTCCATCTCTCTGTCCTCTGTGAGGCGGAACCCCTCCCAGGTGGGCCTGGTGAGTTTCATGTGTGGACTCCCGGTGGCGCGTGGAACCTGCACATTCAGTATCTGAAACCGCTGAGAACACAGTTTGCGGCTAATTAAAGTCAGTGTGTTACTGCATTGTGGTGAAGTCTCTGGGATCAGGCAGGACAGGGAGGATGGAGACGGGCCCTAGGGGAGCGTGAGGCGGGCTTCCTCAGCCCTTCTGCCGGGCCCAGGTTTCTCCTGCCCCTTGACTGGGTCTCTCACTTCCACTCCTTCGTCCCCCACCCAGTCCCTTACCCCCTACGTAGGCTTCCCCCTAGATGCTGGATGCTGGCTTGGGGGAGTGCTGCAGCCTTGTCACTCAAACGGAGGTGACGTACACCTGAGATTTGTGTCTTTTCAGAGCAGTGCAAGCCTGCAGCTGGTCCTGTcgagaaaaaaataagatcagcTCTTATTGCAAAAACTGAAAAGCCTGTGGAAAACGAAGGTGGGTTGGTTGACTGCAAACACACAAACCGAGAAAAGGCTTTCAAATAGAATATGTGGAAAGAGGAGAAGAGACTCATGGACTGGGGCCAGGAGGCAGGCTCACCAGGGAGCAGCAGCTTCCTCAGCCCTGTGCACCGGGGGGCACACGTCGTCACGGGTGGCGAGGTGGGGCCGCCTGAAGATGCAAGAGAaggacgggggtgggggcggggggggggaaggCCGCAGCCGTGGTTTGGGGTGAGCGGTGGACCCTGCTGGCAGGAGCCGCCTCTAGTCACGGCTTCGGGTCTCCCTCCCTGGGCCTGGCGGGGGTTCACCTGACCTGGACCCGTGTGGCGCATGGCCTTTGGCCTCGCTGCTCCTGGTGGCCCTCAGAGCCTGCAGCACGAGTGTCCTTCCCATCCATctagcctttttaaaaatatatatgtatatattttttctggtaTTGGGCCTTGGTTGCCgtgtgctggctttctctagctgcagagagcagcacaggctctagggtgagtGGGTTTCAGTGGGACAGCGCTCAGgttccagagcgcaggctccatagttgtggtgtagcatacaggatcttccgggcccaggaattgagcccgtgttccttgcactgcaaggcagattcctaacccctgggccaccaggcagGCCCCACGTACCCTTTCTTTAATGCCGCCTGTGCCCCGTGCACCATGCTGGGCTCTGAAGACGGCCCCTCCCGGTGCCACTGAAAAGGTATTGAGCAGTCAGAGCCAGGGGATGGCCCGCTTCTGCCCTTTGAAAAACCTCCTTGTTGCGTTCACAAGTTTCCGCCCATGCCGAAAACACAGGGAAGTCCTGTCCGCGGGTTTTTACAGACAGGGCTGGAGCCATAGTGAGCAGAGGTAGGCTGGGAAGAATTGGAAAATAAGGCCCTAAGCCCAAACATAGTTCAAGTGTGTGAACACTAGGAGGCATTTGTTAAAGTCACCAGCTCTTCACTTTCCTAAAATAAAGCGTGTTAGTATAGTCACAGATTCCTCAGAAGTGGTGGTTTCGTCTGTACCCACTTGCTTTCTCTCTATTCTTGTCGtttgtgtgcacacacatttTTTATTTACTGGAGCTGTTAAAGTCTGGCACCTGGGTTTCCTTTGTGGTCACTTAAACAGGTGACTGTTATGTTCCTTAGATGATGACGACGACTCTGTGGCTGATTTTCTCAATAGTGATGAGGAAGAGGACCGAGTGTCTTTGCAGAATTTAAAGAATTTAGGTAAGTCTGCAGGTAAGACAGTTTTTAAGCTAAGTCTGTGCAGGTAAAATAACTTTTTCTTAGGTGAATGGCATTAAGATATTTACAGAGGTCTAATAAAGAAAAGATTCGGACAGCATTTAACTTGGAAGCCAGCTGATGTGCTGACCTCACCTTACgtgagcatgcatgctcagtcatacccgactctctgcaaccccctgaactgtagcccaccaggctcctctgtccatggattttccaggccagaatactggagtgggtcgccattcccttctccaggggatcttcctgacccagggatcaaacccacacctcgtgtgtctcctgcgttggcaggtggattctctaccactatcaccacctgggaagccctacctcatgtgaaatgctgggtcaGGGGTGCAGCGTGCTTGGTGTTTATTACGTTTGGAACATCTGGCTTTCAGCCGTCTCTGCCTGCACCCACTTGAGCTCAGCTTGGCTCTCCTCGCTGTTCATTTTAAGGGGAGTCTGCAGCACTGAGGAGCTTACTGCTCAACCCGCACCTCAGACGGCTGATGGTCGACCTCGATCAGGCGGGCGACAAGGCCGAGCTCATGCGAGCCTGCATGCGGGAGCCCTTGTTTGTGGAGTTTGCTGACTGCTGCCTGCGCATCGTGGAGCCGCCTCAGCGCGAGGGTCCTTAGGGTGGATTGCTGTGTTGTCTGCTCCTGCTGGGAGGCCGCCACATGGGGGGCCCTGCCCAGGGGTGGCGCTGCCAGGACTCAGCGGCTGACGTCAGGTGGGCCCCCAGACCCCTTCCAGCACTGCAGGCTGGGGCGCAGGCAGGCAGAGGTACTTACGGTGGCAGACCCATATGGAGAGAGAGCTCGATGTTCAAATGGTggtttttaagtgttttatttttggtaCAATTAAgacataaatatttactgagtttcCACACTCATTTGAGTAAAAACTTGCTCAgtgtttctaaataaaattttggtGTGGTGTTTCTTTGGTATATTGCATTGATCATTCTTGATTTACAATCTAGTTGCTTGACATTAAATTAATCACATATTTAAATAGTAAGGTTTTGTTCCTTTTAAAGGAACTCAAGGCAAAGTTTCCCCCAGCCACAATTCTAGAGCTGATTTCAAGCTGACTTTGCCTGTGGGGTTGGAAGAGTGAGGTGCCCGCTGCAGTTATGGCCAGCACCGCTGAGTTGGATCCGTGAAGGTAGTGAAGGCCCTGATGTTTCCTAATCCTGGTTTGGTCACTGCCAACCCTGACACCCATCAGGGTGTGGAGGCAGGGGGTGCGTAGCCTGCCGCCCCAGGCCACTGGTGCAGCCGCTGGCCCGCCTGCCCGCAGAGCCACGGCTCCCTGAGTGCGCTTGGAGTCGCTGTGGGAGTCGTCTGGCAGCCGGGTGTTGATTACATGTCTCTGGCGAGGCCGCTGGCAGGAAAAGGCCTTGTGGAAACAAAGGCATAGGGGATGGCCcagctgggcgaggctgggaggggagaagaggTCACACGTGGCCCGGCCTGTGTCTTTCCAGCAGGATCTGATTAAAGCCAGTAACACTGTCGGGCGAGGGTCCAGGGCAGGTGTCAGCGTAGCGCAGTGGAGACTTTCTGCAGTGGAACCTGATTGAGCCCTGGGGAGAGAGACGCAGCTCAGCCCCAGCTCCCGGGAGGTCGAAGGGACCTCTTGGAGCGAAGGCTAGGAGTGCAGGGAGGTAGGGACACCCAAGGACCTGCTGGAGTCACAGCAGTGGCAGACTGAGTGTGGTTTTCCTCCTTACTCTAAAATGGTAGCAAAGTCCAAAACGGTATTAAAGACAAACTGTCACGTCCACCTAGCATGAGATAGATGAGGAAACGCTAGGAGGGAGCGCTCTCCTGCCAAGAATATCATCTGTCCCAGTCTCAGGACTGCTTAGAGCTGGAAAGTCAAAGAGCTGCACTTGTGTTTACGCTCTGGCGGGCCTGAGTGTTGTCATGGCGATTTTATCCAGATTGTGTCCTATAGGAATTCCTCCGGTAGGAAATGCAGTTTCCTTCCTCCTGCCTTGTGTCACTTGATCCTTGTAAAAGGCGGGTATTAGCCCTTGTCTGCGCTCGCTGCCTCTTTCCCTGGCGGCTGCCCACAATATAAAACCCTGAACCACTGACTCATGTGCTTCTCAGGAATAAGATAAACCAAGGGATACAAGTGAGGGgaaagtgtgtgttagtctcgctaggtcgtgtccgactgttggccacctcatggactgtagcccgccaggctcctctgtccctgggagtttCTAggcgagaatagtggagtggggcgccagttcctcctccaggggatcccaacccagggaacgagcccgggtctcctgtattgcaggcggattctttaccgtcagagccaccagggaagcccaagtagggGGAAGCGTGGTGCTAAATCCAGCGCCACTGGAGGGAAAAGCTGCTGTTACCACGACCCATTTTTCTGGAAGTAGGACTAATTTAAAGATGAGTCAGAAGAGATGCTGCAACACTTGGAGGCAGCTTTTCACCAGTGGAAGGGCTTTGGAAAACCCTAACTGTAATGATGGGGACGACGCGACTGCTGCCAGCTGGGGTGCGCAGGGTTCGGAGGCCTTCGTCTCAGCCTCAGTCCCGCTCCTGCTGAGACCCCTggctctgccccccaccccgcaccccagTCCGAATGCCAGCCCCATCGCATGGCGCACCTGAGGCAGCGCTCGGATGGACAGGACTCCAGCTTGTTCTTGGGCCGTCTGGATGGCGCAGCTCCTGGGGCTGCCCACAGGGAGCTGGAGGCAGGCGAAGaccaccagcttcctctgaaagCCGTGAACACCCACCGCTGCGTTGGCCAGGGCCAGTCCCAGGGGCCAGAGGCGGGTTATTGCGCCCTGGAGCCTGGTCTGAGCCAGGGGCAGTGGGCTGGAGCTCGGGGAGCAGGGAGCTTGAGATGAGTGTTTTTCTTCCACACCATCCAGTTCTTCAGAAGCAAGGAAGGCCATTCTGATCTTAAAAAAGAACACCACATCACAGCtttctcttaatggaaaacagaaaccaaaaggcTCTTTGGTGATTCACCCTTAACAAAGTGAACTGAAGGGCACCTGGCTGGATGCGGCACAAGCCTGTACCCACGGCAGCTGTGCTGAGGCTTCACATTCTTTATTCAAAATAACAGCCTTTGGGGTGTGCTCAGAGCAGGGGGCCTGAAGAAATGGCTTGTCTGTTTATAACACACCCGACAGGAATCTGGGTTCACTGTAACAAGGGGCATAAAACGTGTGGCCTTCCTATGAACAGAAACCCAACACGTGTCCCCCTGACCTCCACGTGGCTGCTGGGCAGGGCCAGTACTGGAAGGAAAGCCGCAGCACGTAGTGGGGGAGCTTGCCACCTGGAGCCTGTCTAGTCCACGCCTGGGTGGGCCAGGAGTGGTCTCATAAAGGGTCTGAACCTCTcatttcaaggagaaaaagattccaactgtgtgggaaaggcaaaactgtggagaTCAGTGGTTGTCAGGAGTTTGCAGAGGAATATACAGAGTACAGAAGTTTTCATGAGCAGTGGAAGTACTTTGAGCGACATTATGGATATATGTGGTCATActtttgtccaaacccacagagtATGGAACTGCTCTGCCCATTGGAGTGAGCCCTAAGGTGACCTGGGGATGTTCTGATTATGTGTCAGCGCAGTCATCCTTggtctaaaaagaaaaagagaagaggtaCCATTCTGTTGATAATGGCTGTTCATGTGAGGGAAGGCCATATGTGGGGAATTTCTGTACATTCCtgtcaagttttattttaaacctaaaactgctttaaaaaaagaaaaagatctccaAAAAAAATTTAACACTCAGGTAGACACTTTTGGCAAAACTTTTgtttcacttttatatatatatacatattatatatgtgtgtgtgtttgttggattgtgataaaaaatatatatttttttagatcAAAGAAGCCTGCAGGCCACTGTGGTTAATTATGCTGgcaaataaaagcataaattaacctaaaaaaaaaaaatccgccttaTTGAGATCTAATTGATACACTGTAAAATTCACGCTTTTAAAGTGTATGGCTGTGTGAGTTTTAGTGTATTCCCGGAGTGCCTTGTACCCGTCACAGCTGTCCTGCCGCATGGCTGGCACGGTGCCCACATCACTCGTGAGGCCCTGCGGTCACCTGCCCCGAGGGCAGGGCCAGTCCCCAGCCTGGGCCCATCACTGGCCGCCCTGACCTCCGGCTCAGCACTTACCCTCCACTCCCGCCACGCACGCTTGATGACAGTGGCAGCCGCGTGCAGCCGCCGGACGTGCTTCCGAGCCAGCCAGGAACGGACGGCTGAGGGGTTTGTCCGGAAACAGGAAACCAGAGTTAACATGCTGGTTAGAGCTCTTGGTAAACCAGGCTACACCAGCGCCAGAGCTGCCGTAAACGTGGGAATGAACGGCGGCACCCGCGTGAGGCCAGGGACCAAGTCAATGGGACATGGACCTGGCTCTGAAAAACAGTGCTCAGACCTGCAGGCAGATGCCTACAGCCAAGGGGAAGctgccacctcccaccctggGCAGCGCCCAGGGAGCACGAGGGGTCTCAACTGTCTGCACCTTTTAAAACGAcctctaaaaaaaaacaaaaaaaatgacctCTATTTTTGGAAGCCCTCATTTGAATTTGCTCGCTCGCCTTATGAATCCGTGATAGATGCCACCACACACCCACACCTGGTGAAGGTCATAGCTACTGGACGGGAGACTGATCATGGGgcaattttaattttctccttttgaAATAACGCATTTTCTGGTTTCTTGGTACAGTCACTCAGAAAAAGGGCTATTTGGTAAAGACAGGAAAGTCACCGGTTATCAACCCAGGTAGTTTTGCAGCACCCTTCATATTTTTcaggcctacacacacacaccccttaggAAGGTGGCATCACCTTGCTGTGTAAGCACATCATGCAGGTTTAAGCATCA includes these proteins:
- the ZNHIT3 gene encoding zinc finger HIT domain-containing protein 3 — encoded protein: MASLSCGTAVCVVCLEKPKYRCPACRVPYCSLPCFRKHKEQCKPAAGPVEKKIRSALIAKTEKPVENEDDDDDSVADFLNSDEEEDRVSLQNLKNLGESAALRSLLLNPHLRRLMVDLDQAGDKAELMRACMREPLFVEFADCCLRIVEPPQREGP